From Nevskia ramosa DSM 11499, the proteins below share one genomic window:
- a CDS encoding ECF-type sigma factor, which yields MAEPEPPAPPSEVTVLLQQLGGGDAKVANELARLVYDELHRIADRAMRGERPDHTLQPTLLVSDAFLKLVGHRDAHWQNRAQFYAVAAQAIRRILVDHARARQRVKRNFGLRVTLDDSIAEAPEPALDVLAIDEALARLEAAAPRQAQIVELRYFGGLDIDATAEALGISPATVKRDWTFARAFMLRELQASR from the coding sequence ATGGCCGAACCTGAGCCGCCGGCGCCGCCGTCGGAGGTGACCGTACTGCTGCAGCAACTCGGCGGTGGCGACGCAAAGGTTGCCAACGAGCTGGCGCGGCTGGTCTACGACGAATTGCATCGGATCGCCGATCGCGCCATGCGGGGCGAGCGCCCGGATCACACGCTGCAGCCGACGCTGCTGGTCAGCGATGCCTTTCTGAAGCTGGTGGGCCACCGCGATGCTCATTGGCAGAACCGGGCTCAGTTCTATGCCGTCGCGGCGCAGGCGATCCGGCGCATCCTCGTCGATCACGCGCGGGCGCGGCAGCGCGTGAAGCGAAACTTCGGCCTGCGTGTCACCTTGGATGACTCGATTGCTGAGGCGCCCGAACCGGCGCTCGACGTGCTGGCGATCGACGAAGCGCTGGCCAGGCTGGAGGCCGCGGCACCTCGCCAGGCGCAGATCGTCGAGCTGCGCTACTTCGGCGGGCTGGATATCGATGCAACCGCCGAGGCGCTGGGCATTTCGCCCGCCACCGTCAAGCGTGACTGGACCTTTGCCCGCGCCTTCATGCTGCGCGAGCTGCAGGCGAGCCGCTGA
- a CDS encoding serine/threonine-protein kinase: protein MALTPARIERLQQLFEQALAVRVDDRLALLERETGPDQALRDEVLGLIAAHEAEATLLNRPLDFGNAKADEVDASLWLGLRVGAWSVTRLIGFGGMGTVCEAVRADAQFEKRAAVKFLHAHARQASAAQRFRVERQILANLDHPNVATLLDGGVTDDGQPYLVMEYIDGEPITAWAEARSLSRPARVELFLQVCAAVEAAHRNLIVHRDLKPGNILVTAEGRVKLLDFGIARLLGEVADETVAARNVEPASYTPAYAAPEQMRGQPVTTAADIFALGVVLFRLLTGRLPFATRVDPDTVAEAAGLEADLDSIIARALQIKRERRYSTVQELRSDLEAWLNGLPVAAHAGGSGYRLHKFLRRHRAGSAMAAVAASAILAASAVALWQFQVARRVAADQLQLNAFLMDVLSMSDPFNAGEDLTLSVALDRAADRIDERFAGRPDLSAEIRFGIGYSMASRYRLEQAQVQLDRALKESIAVFGPQEIRTLRVIEGIAGLRLEQSRFAEAETDYRRVIEALETQRQKRDPLYAKALGNLGNLYLQQERYPEADRALRQAEAAGAALASLDPYERAGILSNLAHAAHGLVDLPRADQYYREAAIAYRQLFPEGSPDLAILYNNHALLHEEHGDIPKALAMHHESLAMRRKVFRDQHPMIVIALSNIARLSLNAGDPAASLRYAREGAAMADRVYTEPNRFQPSIYSTLAAAQLANNDLPAAGRSWSRARDLLASLPDAPPSTVRWVEEVRGRLCQRKPAECPTAAVSSSVRSPS, encoded by the coding sequence GTGGCGCTGACTCCGGCCCGCATCGAGCGTCTGCAGCAGCTGTTCGAGCAGGCCCTCGCGGTCCGCGTCGACGATCGCCTGGCCTTGCTTGAGCGCGAGACCGGCCCGGATCAGGCCTTGCGCGACGAAGTGCTCGGCCTGATCGCTGCGCACGAGGCCGAGGCGACCCTGCTGAACCGTCCGCTCGACTTCGGCAACGCCAAGGCGGACGAGGTCGACGCTTCGCTCTGGCTGGGTCTAAGAGTCGGCGCCTGGTCGGTGACGCGGCTGATCGGCTTCGGCGGCATGGGCACGGTCTGCGAAGCGGTGCGGGCCGATGCCCAGTTCGAGAAGCGGGCGGCTGTGAAGTTCCTGCACGCCCATGCGCGTCAAGCATCGGCCGCGCAGCGCTTCCGAGTGGAGCGGCAGATCCTTGCCAACCTCGACCATCCGAACGTGGCGACCCTGCTGGATGGCGGGGTAACCGACGACGGCCAGCCCTATCTGGTCATGGAGTACATCGACGGCGAGCCGATTACCGCCTGGGCGGAAGCACGTTCGCTGTCCAGGCCTGCGCGCGTCGAGCTGTTCCTGCAGGTTTGCGCGGCGGTCGAAGCGGCACACCGCAACCTGATCGTCCACCGCGATCTCAAGCCGGGCAACATCCTGGTCACCGCCGAGGGGCGCGTGAAGCTGCTCGATTTCGGCATCGCGCGGCTGCTCGGCGAAGTCGCCGACGAGACCGTCGCTGCGCGTAATGTCGAGCCCGCCTCGTACACGCCCGCTTATGCCGCTCCCGAGCAGATGCGCGGGCAGCCGGTGACCACCGCAGCGGACATATTCGCGCTGGGTGTCGTGCTGTTCCGCTTGCTGACCGGTCGCCTGCCATTCGCGACGCGCGTCGACCCCGACACCGTCGCCGAAGCCGCTGGGCTGGAAGCGGATCTCGACTCGATCATCGCCCGGGCGCTGCAGATCAAGCGTGAGCGCCGCTATTCCACGGTGCAGGAACTGCGCAGCGATCTCGAAGCCTGGCTGAACGGCCTGCCGGTCGCCGCACATGCCGGCGGAAGTGGCTATCGGCTGCACAAGTTCCTGCGCCGCCATCGCGCCGGCAGTGCCATGGCGGCAGTCGCTGCGTCGGCAATCCTCGCGGCTTCCGCAGTCGCGCTCTGGCAGTTCCAGGTGGCGCGCCGGGTGGCTGCCGATCAGCTGCAGCTGAATGCCTTCCTGATGGACGTGCTCAGCATGTCCGATCCCTTCAATGCCGGCGAAGACCTGACGCTGAGCGTCGCCCTTGATCGCGCCGCCGATCGCATCGACGAGCGCTTTGCCGGGCGGCCGGATCTATCGGCGGAAATCCGCTTCGGCATCGGCTACAGCATGGCCAGCCGCTACCGGCTGGAGCAGGCGCAAGTCCAGCTTGATCGGGCGCTGAAGGAGAGCATCGCCGTATTCGGCCCGCAGGAGATCCGGACGCTGCGCGTGATCGAAGGGATCGCCGGTCTGCGGCTCGAGCAGAGCCGGTTCGCAGAAGCCGAAACGGATTACCGGCGGGTGATCGAGGCGCTGGAGACGCAGCGGCAGAAGCGCGATCCGCTGTATGCGAAGGCACTCGGCAATCTCGGCAACCTGTATCTGCAGCAGGAGCGCTACCCGGAAGCGGATCGCGCCTTGCGCCAGGCCGAAGCGGCAGGCGCGGCGCTGGCGTCGCTGGATCCGTATGAACGGGCCGGCATCCTCAGCAACCTCGCGCATGCCGCGCATGGCCTCGTGGATCTTCCTCGCGCCGATCAGTACTACCGCGAGGCGGCGATCGCCTATCGCCAGCTGTTCCCGGAAGGCAGCCCGGACCTCGCCATCCTCTACAACAATCACGCGCTGCTACACGAGGAGCACGGCGACATCCCGAAGGCACTGGCGATGCATCACGAATCGCTGGCCATGCGTCGCAAGGTGTTCCGCGACCAGCATCCGATGATCGTGATCGCGCTGTCGAACATCGCGCGGCTGTCGCTCAACGCAGGTGATCCGGCGGCCTCTCTCCGTTATGCCAGGGAGGGTGCGGCGATGGCGGATCGGGTGTACACCGAACCGAACCGCTTCCAGCCGTCCATCTACTCGACGCTGGCCGCCGCGCAGCTTGCCAACAACGATCTGCCTGCAGCGGGCCGTTCCTGGTCCAGAGCCCGCGACCTGCTCGCATCACTGCCGGACGCGCCGCCAAGCACCGTGCGCTGGGTCGAGGAAGTGCGGGGCCGTCTCTGTCAGCGCAAACCGGCCGAATGCCCGACAGCGGCTGTCAGTTCGTCCGTTCGATCGCCCAGCTGA
- a CDS encoding M28 family peptidase codes for MNHPNRPAWLRALAIVAAAVVTKTASSLARFARSSGLAGLCAAGLIGLGACTSDGIALAPAGLDELPSAAARTGADAYRQLLDYSAIGLHRTGTEGGERLVDWLDGRLRSYGLQTEVEPFDFMQFVPRKAALTLADGSDIKVFPYWYSGRTGSEGLRAELVDVGSGTPAAFAAASVAGRLVLADIALLSRGNFSNLADVIKRAHAAGALGVVAVISGPANLIVAANAESEAGLCGLPVLFVGAEDGQRVRRQTGGIAQFTLDADYRSGRSANVIATIPGRSAETLVIGTPTNGWFTTAAERGGGVGTLLSLARYYAERYGAKGTPPDKTLVFVFTGGHEVGFLGLQRYIDAHPALIASTYTYVHLGAAIAGRYDYQLADGHIVSAPIADPARTLFVSENPVLQRLVSARQLSSGLIPAQSMLPSILNPGEQRRMYARGVPIVSISGTTLYFHTEGDTPDTTSAALLEPAVQFYGSVIDDLLAADPAEILAANTIAARYAKPIPAPVCAAPGG; via the coding sequence ATGAATCACCCGAATCGCCCAGCCTGGCTGCGGGCACTGGCCATCGTGGCAGCGGCGGTAGTGACGAAGACGGCGTCCAGCCTCGCCCGCTTCGCCCGTTCCTCCGGCCTTGCCGGTCTGTGCGCAGCCGGCCTGATCGGCCTCGGCGCCTGCACGTCCGATGGCATCGCGCTCGCGCCTGCCGGGCTGGACGAACTGCCGTCAGCCGCTGCGCGCACCGGTGCCGATGCCTACCGGCAGCTGCTCGACTACAGCGCCATCGGCCTGCATCGCACGGGCACCGAGGGCGGCGAGCGGCTGGTCGACTGGCTGGACGGCAGGCTGCGCAGCTACGGCCTGCAGACCGAGGTCGAGCCGTTCGACTTCATGCAGTTCGTGCCGCGCAAAGCGGCCTTGACCCTGGCCGATGGCAGCGACATCAAGGTGTTCCCGTACTGGTATTCCGGCCGCACCGGCAGCGAAGGCCTGCGAGCCGAGCTGGTCGATGTCGGCAGCGGCACGCCGGCCGCTTTCGCTGCGGCTTCCGTGGCCGGCAGGCTGGTGCTGGCCGACATCGCGCTGCTGTCGCGCGGCAACTTCAGCAATCTCGCCGATGTGATCAAGCGCGCGCATGCCGCTGGCGCGCTCGGCGTGGTCGCGGTGATTTCCGGGCCGGCCAATCTGATCGTCGCTGCCAATGCCGAATCCGAAGCCGGGCTCTGCGGCCTGCCCGTGCTGTTCGTCGGTGCCGAGGATGGTCAGCGCGTGCGCCGCCAGACCGGTGGCATCGCGCAGTTCACGCTCGATGCCGACTACCGCAGCGGCCGCTCGGCGAACGTCATCGCCACCATTCCCGGCCGCAGTGCGGAAACCCTGGTGATCGGCACGCCAACCAATGGCTGGTTCACCACGGCTGCCGAGCGTGGCGGTGGTGTCGGCACCCTGCTGAGTCTGGCGCGCTATTACGCCGAGCGTTACGGCGCCAAAGGCACGCCACCCGACAAGACCCTGGTGTTCGTGTTCACCGGCGGCCACGAAGTCGGCTTCCTCGGTCTGCAGCGCTACATCGACGCGCATCCGGCATTGATCGCCAGCACCTATACCTACGTGCATCTGGGTGCGGCGATCGCCGGCCGCTACGACTATCAACTGGCCGATGGCCACATCGTGTCGGCACCGATCGCCGATCCGGCACGCACGCTGTTCGTCTCGGAAAATCCCGTGCTGCAGCGGCTGGTCTCGGCGCGGCAGTTGTCGAGCGGCCTGATCCCGGCGCAGAGCATGCTGCCGTCGATTCTCAATCCCGGCGAGCAGCGCCGCATGTACGCGCGCGGTGTGCCGATCGTCTCGATCTCCGGCACCACGCTGTACTTCCACACCGAAGGCGACACGCCGGACACCACGTCCGCCGCGCTGCTGGAACCGGCCGTGCAGTTCTACGGTTCGGTGATCGACGATCTGCTGGCCGCTGATCCCGCCGAAATCCTGGCCGCCAACACCATCGCGGCACGCTATGCCAAGCCGATACCGGCGCCGGTCTGCGCGGCGCCTGGAGGCTGA
- a CDS encoding TonB-dependent receptor plug domain-containing protein: MSAGWSACSAADDPADAATELPTVTVVGQRTELLDSGVVIRVPIDPLVASDLPSVLSTLPGVQVRSSGGLGSYSEASLRGSSGRQVRVLLDGLPLDTGGGDASSLSLISPLLLEQVDVYKGRVPAQLGSGLAGTINLRSRRELAAPVVGTAVLGSFGQKQVDVAAQLGSAFQLALGAQGADNDFDYVNKFKAFDPTDPDRTRKEPRQNAGTEQYYGQLRYFGPVEVTLNALNDSQQLPTRLNAEDTQTELDTQSYALSLTSPQGSTWQTALSHRYTREIYSDPGSQLGLGAQDTRSDTQRSLASIGRRFGDFFQDTLTVEYADYQSEDKFGGVPTSSARRISAGNGLDAQLVDGNRHYNASLNLAWSRDVADGEREEHTRIEPAVGATQRIDACLLAANLGRRERLPTFFERYGDRGLFRGNPSLKPESANYGDVGLRCQPGPRIQRLELTVFGQDLHDAISPTYNAQGIGRSINTDQALIYGVEADSAATLAGFGLQLGGTWQHTEDRSQVRDTRGNPLPGRFKTQINARIERRWQMLTFYYAYRLEAGQYYDSTGLLKAPTAQRHDVGVRGAFAKVGWALQALDLSNQQAEQFNGYPTPGRRLLLSLTYPRNEPTTAQGPAQTPAQTAVQTNSASPAEPLSDPSTQGVTQ; the protein is encoded by the coding sequence ATGTCAGCCGGCTGGTCTGCGTGCTCGGCCGCCGATGATCCCGCCGATGCCGCGACTGAACTGCCGACGGTCACCGTGGTCGGCCAGCGCACCGAGTTGCTCGATAGCGGCGTGGTCATCCGGGTGCCGATCGATCCTCTGGTGGCCAGCGATCTGCCCAGCGTGCTGTCGACCTTGCCCGGCGTGCAGGTGCGTTCATCGGGCGGTCTCGGCAGCTACAGCGAAGCCAGCCTGCGCGGCAGTAGCGGCCGGCAGGTGCGCGTCCTGCTCGATGGCCTGCCGCTGGATACCGGCGGTGGCGATGCCAGTTCGCTGTCGCTGATCAGCCCGCTGCTGCTGGAACAGGTCGATGTCTACAAGGGCCGCGTGCCGGCCCAGCTCGGCAGCGGCCTGGCCGGCACCATCAACCTGCGCAGCCGCCGGGAACTGGCGGCGCCGGTGGTCGGCACTGCAGTGCTCGGCAGCTTCGGTCAGAAGCAGGTCGATGTGGCCGCACAGCTCGGCAGCGCGTTCCAGCTTGCACTCGGCGCGCAAGGTGCCGACAACGATTTCGATTATGTCAACAAGTTCAAGGCCTTCGATCCGACTGATCCCGATCGCACTCGAAAGGAGCCGCGGCAGAACGCCGGCACCGAACAGTATTACGGGCAGCTGCGTTACTTCGGGCCGGTGGAAGTCACCCTGAATGCCCTGAACGACTCGCAGCAGTTGCCGACCCGGCTCAATGCCGAAGACACGCAGACCGAGCTCGATACCCAGTCCTACGCGCTGTCGCTGACCAGCCCGCAGGGATCGACCTGGCAGACGGCGTTGTCGCATCGCTACACGCGGGAAATCTATAGCGACCCCGGCAGCCAGCTGGGGCTCGGCGCCCAGGACACACGGTCGGATACCCAACGCAGCCTGGCCAGCATCGGCCGGCGCTTTGGCGACTTCTTTCAGGACACCCTGACGGTCGAGTACGCGGACTACCAGTCGGAAGACAAGTTCGGCGGCGTGCCGACCAGCTCCGCGCGTCGCATCAGCGCCGGCAACGGCTTGGATGCACAGCTGGTCGATGGCAATCGCCACTACAACGCCAGCCTGAATCTCGCCTGGTCACGCGACGTGGCCGATGGCGAGCGCGAGGAGCACACGCGGATCGAACCAGCCGTCGGCGCCACGCAACGCATCGATGCCTGCCTGCTCGCCGCCAATCTCGGCCGTCGCGAACGCCTGCCGACCTTCTTCGAGCGCTATGGCGATCGCGGCCTGTTCCGGGGCAATCCGTCGCTGAAGCCGGAGAGCGCGAACTACGGCGATGTCGGCCTGCGCTGCCAGCCCGGCCCGCGCATTCAGCGCCTGGAACTGACTGTGTTCGGCCAGGACCTGCACGACGCCATCAGTCCCACCTACAACGCTCAGGGCATCGGTCGTTCGATCAACACCGATCAGGCGCTGATCTACGGCGTCGAAGCCGATAGCGCCGCGACCTTGGCCGGCTTCGGCTTGCAGCTCGGCGGCACCTGGCAGCACACGGAAGATCGCAGCCAGGTTCGCGACACCCGTGGCAACCCCTTGCCGGGCCGCTTCAAAACCCAGATCAACGCGCGCATCGAGCGGCGCTGGCAGATGCTGACGTTCTACTACGCCTATCGGCTTGAAGCCGGGCAGTACTACGACAGCACCGGCCTGCTCAAGGCGCCGACCGCGCAGCGTCATGACGTCGGCGTGCGTGGCGCTTTCGCCAAGGTCGGTTGGGCGCTGCAGGCGCTCGATCTCAGCAATCAGCAGGCCGAGCAGTTCAACGGCTATCCGACACCCGGCCGTCGCCTGCTGCTGTCGCTGACTTATCCGCGCAACGAGCCGACCACCGCTCAAGGACCCGCTCAAACCCCTGCTCAAACCGCCGTTCAAACCAATTCCGCTTCACCTGCCGAACCGCTGTCTGATCCATCTACCCAGGGAGTAACCCAGTGA